The following proteins come from a genomic window of Nostoc sp. TCL26-01:
- a CDS encoding TIGR04255 family protein, which produces MTRRQYPNPPIEEAVCEFRFAPGQRWNLTVPGLFYERIRDTYPGEPRQQNLIQAELQIEPAPDNPELAFRHDFIKLLFQSADTKKLVGVGANLLSIHSLRPYEGWENFSERISKAFHTYLDVAKPVGVTRIALRYINKVAVAVNREIELSEYFTVYPQLPDGVPSRISGFLTRTESIYEDIPIRLVITLSDDLPPAGQVMFTLDLEASQEWLEKPLAIESALSSLYELKQREGQAFENLITDRTRELFNVS; this is translated from the coding sequence ATGACGCGCCGCCAGTATCCTAATCCACCCATAGAAGAAGCAGTCTGTGAGTTTCGCTTTGCTCCTGGGCAACGCTGGAATCTCACAGTACCTGGCTTGTTTTATGAAAGAATAAGAGACACTTACCCAGGCGAGCCACGACAACAAAATCTAATTCAGGCTGAACTCCAGATCGAGCCTGCACCTGATAATCCTGAATTGGCATTCAGACATGACTTTATCAAGCTCCTGTTTCAATCTGCTGATACTAAAAAACTAGTTGGTGTGGGAGCTAATCTGCTAAGTATCCATAGCCTGCGCCCTTATGAGGGGTGGGAGAATTTTAGCGAAAGAATTAGCAAAGCATTTCATACTTATTTAGATGTTGCCAAGCCTGTTGGAGTGACACGGATTGCTCTTCGTTACATAAATAAAGTAGCTGTTGCTGTTAACCGAGAGATTGAACTTAGCGAATACTTTACTGTATATCCTCAGTTACCAGATGGTGTACCAAGTCGAATCTCAGGCTTTTTAACTCGAACCGAGTCAATTTACGAAGATATCCCAATCCGACTAGTGATCACCTTGTCCGATGACTTACCACCTGCCGGACAAGTTATGTTTACATTGGACTTAGAAGCTTCGCAAGAATGGTTAGAAAAACCTTTAGCTATTGAGTCAGCGCTTTCCAGCTTATATGAGTTAAAGCAAAGAGAAGGGCAAGCTTTTGAAAATTTAATTACTGATCGCACAAGGGAGTTGTTCAATGTCAGCTAA
- a CDS encoding TOMM precursor leader peptide-binding protein, translating to MKLDDGKRLRLLEHIIIQVMSSDCHGEETMIFNTTRRSLTVKGQALHDVERMVLPLLDGSRTVGEIRAAIGEKLTDASLNQCLEFLLENRLVEELLEETVDLDSRAVLLPQLSLYHELGFEQKDAQQHLAEARIGIFGLAGSGLVAAMNLVTAGIGFLRLCDDACILPSDAWMMSGWGFEQIGAFRSVEAARQMEAIATITQTEIVTDPLNDDETVSALLDDVDLVIVATDAVSVNLAYRLNRLCLKKQRPLLPGGATGVEGTVGPLVFSPDKACYLCYRLRSMACAKLPEAELAIEQFLDRERRSQPRLRENLPIAQMLVGSYLALDAVKMLLGLAIATEGKLLHLDLLRTKLTHNVVLKKPGCPHCSPQEKIR from the coding sequence ATGAAATTAGATGATGGTAAGCGGTTACGTCTACTAGAACACATCATTATTCAAGTGATGTCGTCGGATTGTCATGGTGAAGAAACTATGATATTTAATACGACGAGGCGATCGCTCACAGTGAAAGGTCAAGCACTGCATGATGTGGAAAGGATGGTTTTACCTTTACTAGATGGCTCTCGCACAGTAGGAGAAATCCGGGCGGCGATTGGGGAAAAGTTGACAGATGCTTCTCTGAATCAGTGTTTAGAGTTTTTGCTGGAAAATCGCTTGGTGGAGGAGTTGCTGGAGGAGACGGTTGATTTAGATAGTCGTGCTGTTTTACTCCCACAACTGAGTTTGTATCATGAGCTAGGCTTTGAGCAAAAGGATGCCCAACAGCACTTAGCCGAGGCGAGGATTGGGATTTTTGGACTCGCAGGTTCAGGGTTAGTAGCAGCCATGAACTTAGTTACGGCTGGTATTGGTTTTCTCCGCTTATGTGATGATGCCTGTATACTTCCGTCTGATGCTTGGATGATGTCGGGTTGGGGATTTGAGCAAATTGGTGCTTTTCGCAGTGTGGAAGCGGCTCGACAGATGGAAGCAATCGCTACAATCACCCAAACTGAGATTGTCACAGATCCTTTAAATGATGATGAAACAGTCAGTGCTTTGCTGGATGATGTTGACTTAGTGATTGTTGCTACTGATGCCGTATCTGTGAATCTCGCCTATCGTCTCAATCGATTATGCCTGAAAAAGCAGCGTCCATTGCTTCCTGGTGGGGCAACTGGTGTTGAGGGGACTGTTGGGCCGTTAGTCTTTTCTCCGGATAAGGCTTGTTATCTGTGCTATCGGCTGCGCTCTATGGCTTGTGCCAAACTTCCAGAGGCAGAATTGGCGATAGAGCAGTTTCTCGACCGAGAACGGCGTTCTCAACCACGGCTGCGGGAAAATTTACCCATAGCTCAGATGTTAGTTGGGAGTTACTTAGCTCTTGATGCGGTGAAGATGTTGCTGGGTTTGGCGATCGCTACTGAGGGCAAATTACTCCATCTAGATTTACTCCGCACCAAGCTGACTCACAACGTTGTCTTAAAAAAACCTGGTTGCCCCCATTGCTCACCACAGGAGAAAATAAGGTGA
- a CDS encoding YcaO-like family protein produces MNTAAIASPRWRDLVSPHTGIIRAIDRFTKPYTEFELPVLWQAELANFQLRQQPDDLRYGVSRGMTDEQAILGAVGEAIERYSGGIVDHRRLIIGSYGELSDRAVHPSAFCSFSDQQYANPTFPYPTFNPTTQTSWITAFALASNQQVLVPASLVYLGWNSNLPGDYILPVTSNGMASGAGLEFAAYSGLCELIERDAFIITWLNRLPARRIHFTHRPGIETEIARNYARFGIELVAFDITTDIQVPVVMAMIIDHSGKSPAVATGLGCHLHGLTAFRKAIFEVCQSRFGDIERMANGAGANLHQYEDVKYLDDHSAFFYTTERFNELDFLLNHNQCLQVEDLPTYTSPVDAEKLLSVIAKLNAVGAEPYLVEITTPDIAALGFRVVRTLASELVPIYFGYGQEPLGTRRLFEVPERLGYASDLNPCPHPMA; encoded by the coding sequence GTGAATACAGCAGCGATCGCTAGTCCACGCTGGCGGGATTTAGTCAGCCCCCATACGGGAATTATCCGAGCCATTGATCGGTTCACTAAGCCTTACACAGAGTTTGAGCTACCAGTCTTATGGCAAGCAGAATTAGCCAATTTCCAACTGCGCCAACAGCCGGATGATTTACGCTACGGTGTCAGCAGAGGTATGACTGATGAGCAAGCAATTTTGGGTGCGGTGGGCGAAGCGATCGAGCGTTACTCTGGTGGTATTGTAGATCACCGACGATTGATCATCGGTAGCTATGGCGAATTGAGCGATCGCGCGGTTCATCCTTCAGCTTTTTGCTCGTTTTCTGACCAACAATACGCTAATCCAACTTTTCCATATCCCACCTTCAATCCGACAACGCAGACTTCCTGGATTACTGCCTTTGCTCTCGCTAGTAACCAACAGGTTTTAGTCCCAGCATCCTTAGTCTATCTGGGCTGGAATAGCAACTTACCAGGTGACTATATTTTACCTGTGACTTCTAATGGTATGGCTAGCGGTGCTGGGTTGGAGTTTGCCGCTTATAGTGGTTTGTGCGAGTTAATTGAGCGCGATGCTTTCATCATTACATGGCTAAATCGCCTACCTGCTCGGCGAATCCATTTTACTCATCGACCAGGAATTGAGACGGAAATTGCCCGTAACTACGCCAGATTTGGCATTGAGCTAGTAGCCTTTGATATCACTACTGATATTCAAGTCCCGGTTGTCATGGCCATGATCATTGATCATTCAGGCAAAAGTCCTGCCGTTGCGACTGGTTTGGGATGTCATCTTCATGGACTGACAGCTTTTCGCAAGGCGATTTTTGAAGTTTGCCAATCCCGTTTTGGTGACATAGAACGGATGGCTAATGGTGCTGGTGCTAATCTCCATCAATATGAGGATGTTAAGTATTTGGATGATCATAGTGCTTTCTTTTACACTACTGAGCGATTCAATGAGTTAGATTTTTTGTTGAACCATAACCAATGCCTCCAAGTCGAAGATTTACCAACTTACACTTCTCCTGTGGATGCAGAGAAATTGCTATCAGTAATTGCCAAGCTGAATGCGGTAGGTGCTGAACCTTATCTAGTGGAAATTACAACCCCTGATATTGCAGCCCTTGGTTTTCGAGTAGTGCGAACTTTGGCAAGTGAATTAGTCCCCATCTATTTTGGTTATGGACAAGAACCACTGGGTACTCGGCGTTTGTTCGAGGTTCCAGAAAGGTTGGGTTATGCAAGTGATCTCAATCCCTGTCCACATCCAATGGCTTGA
- a CDS encoding SagB/ThcOx family dehydrogenase has protein sequence MYKVDEPLELALLYHLNSPVPQSYGKRVPAEELRYLPDAAFLELPPAPHDNPLTALLARRCSVRSLENSVMPLVTLARLLDAGCGINGLRQVEGQIYEARNSPSAGGLYPMEIFLSTQAIEGLAAGLYHYEPRGHGLHRINDAVPRDFVEPLLQQDYIVNANALFWFTSVFRRSLCKYGARGYRFALLEAGHQAENICLMAVQLGLGSLCIGGFHDMSVNAILGIDGRFHAALYCVAVGAVREC, from the coding sequence ATGTATAAAGTTGATGAACCACTGGAGTTAGCGCTGCTATATCATTTAAATTCCCCAGTACCTCAAAGTTATGGCAAGCGTGTTCCGGCTGAAGAACTGCGCTATTTGCCAGATGCTGCTTTTTTGGAACTGCCTCCAGCCCCACATGATAACCCACTGACTGCACTTTTGGCACGACGTTGTTCTGTGCGATCGCTGGAGAATTCAGTTATGCCACTTGTGACATTAGCTCGATTGCTAGACGCAGGATGTGGAATCAATGGGTTGCGACAAGTAGAAGGGCAAATCTATGAGGCGCGCAACTCTCCGTCTGCGGGAGGACTTTATCCGATGGAGATTTTTCTCTCCACTCAAGCAATAGAAGGTCTAGCTGCTGGATTATATCACTATGAACCACGGGGTCATGGGTTACATCGAATCAATGATGCTGTACCCAGAGACTTTGTTGAACCTTTATTGCAGCAAGATTATATTGTTAACGCCAATGCTTTGTTTTGGTTCACATCCGTGTTTAGGCGATCGCTATGCAAATACGGTGCGCGTGGCTACCGCTTTGCACTTTTAGAAGCTGGACATCAAGCTGAAAATATATGTCTCATGGCTGTGCAATTAGGACTGGGCAGTCTTTGTATAGGCGGATTCCACGACATGAGCGTAAACGCTATTCTAGGCATTGATGGCAGATTTCATGCAGCACTTTACTGTGTTGCAGTCGGTGCAGTGAGAGAGTGCTGA
- a CDS encoding succinate dehydrogenase/fumarate reductase flavoprotein subunit — MLEHDVIIVGGGLAGCRAAVEIARIDPSLNVAVVAKTHPIRSHSVAAQGGIAATLKNVDSTDSWEAHAFDTVKGSDYLADQDAVAILTQEAPDVVIDLEHMGVLFSRLGDGRIAQRAFGGHSHNRTCYAADKTGHAILHELVNNLRRYGVQIYEEWYVMRLILADGEAKGVVMYRLLDGHIEVVRAKAVMFATGGYGRVYNTTSNDYASCGDGLAMSAIAGLPLEDMEFVQFHPTGLYPVGVLISEAVRGEGAYLINSAGDRFMANYAPSRMELAPRDITSRAIAYEIRAGRGVNTDGSAGGPFVYLDLRHMGKEKIMSRVPFCWEEAHRLVGVDAVTQPMPVRPTIHYCMGGIPVNTDGRVRSSGDGAVEGFFAAGETACVSVHGANRLGSNSLLECVVYGKRTGAAIAQYVQQRKLPTLDEQNYLQEAQQQIQALLEQPGQYRINQIRQAFQDAMTEYCGVFRTEELMRQGWQKITEIQQKFTQIYLDDKGSCWNTELVEALELRSLMIVGQTILASALNRQESRGAHFREDYPQRDDAKFLQHTMAYYSPAGIDIQYRPVTITMFEPQERKY; from the coding sequence ATGCTGGAACATGACGTGATTATTGTCGGGGGTGGATTGGCTGGATGTCGGGCGGCTGTGGAAATTGCCCGTATTGATCCCAGTTTAAATGTTGCTGTTGTCGCTAAAACTCATCCGATTCGTTCTCACTCTGTTGCTGCTCAAGGTGGTATCGCCGCGACATTAAAAAATGTGGATTCTACTGATAGCTGGGAAGCCCATGCTTTTGATACTGTTAAGGGTTCTGATTATTTGGCAGACCAAGATGCAGTAGCAATTCTGACTCAGGAAGCGCCAGATGTGGTGATTGATTTAGAACATATGGGTGTTCTATTTTCTCGCTTAGGTGATGGGCGCATTGCTCAACGGGCTTTTGGTGGACATTCTCACAACCGCACTTGTTACGCTGCTGATAAGACTGGTCATGCGATTTTACATGAATTGGTCAATAATTTGCGGCGTTACGGTGTACAGATTTATGAAGAGTGGTACGTGATGCGCCTGATTTTGGCAGATGGTGAAGCTAAGGGTGTAGTTATGTATCGCCTATTAGATGGGCATATTGAGGTCGTGAGGGCGAAAGCTGTCATGTTTGCTACTGGGGGCTATGGTCGTGTTTATAACACCACTTCTAATGATTATGCTTCTTGTGGTGATGGCTTGGCGATGAGTGCGATCGCTGGTTTACCTCTAGAAGACATGGAGTTCGTGCAATTCCACCCCACGGGCTTATATCCTGTCGGTGTACTGATTTCGGAGGCTGTGCGGGGAGAAGGAGCGTATCTAATTAATAGTGCAGGCGATCGCTTTATGGCAAATTACGCACCTAGCCGCATGGAACTAGCCCCCCGTGATATTACCTCAAGAGCGATCGCTTACGAAATCCGTGCCGGGCGTGGTGTTAATACTGATGGGAGTGCAGGAGGGCCATTTGTCTATCTGGATTTGCGCCACATGGGTAAAGAAAAAATCATGAGTCGTGTCCCCTTCTGTTGGGAAGAAGCCCATCGTTTAGTTGGTGTGGATGCAGTCACTCAACCGATGCCAGTACGCCCCACCATACACTATTGCATGGGTGGTATACCTGTAAATACCGATGGTCGAGTCCGGAGTAGTGGTGATGGTGCGGTTGAGGGTTTCTTTGCTGCTGGAGAAACAGCTTGTGTTTCCGTCCACGGCGCTAATCGCTTGGGGAGTAATTCTCTTTTGGAATGTGTAGTCTATGGTAAACGAACTGGGGCAGCGATCGCTCAATATGTACAGCAACGAAAGTTACCCACTCTAGATGAACAAAATTATCTCCAAGAAGCCCAACAACAAATCCAAGCTTTACTAGAACAACCAGGACAGTACCGAATCAACCAAATTCGCCAAGCTTTTCAAGATGCCATGACGGAATATTGTGGCGTATTCCGCACAGAAGAATTGATGCGTCAGGGCTGGCAAAAAATTACAGAAATACAACAGAAATTTACTCAAATATATTTAGATGATAAGGGTAGTTGCTGGAATACAGAATTAGTAGAAGCTTTAGAATTGCGGAGTTTAATGATAGTTGGACAGACCATTTTAGCATCAGCCCTAAATCGCCAAGAAAGCCGTGGCGCACACTTCCGCGAAGATTATCCCCAACGAGATGATGCCAAATTTCTCCAACACACAATGGCTTACTATTCACCCGCCGGTATTGATATTCAATATCGTCCAGTCACAATCACTATGTTTGAGCCACAGGAAAGGAAGTATTAA
- a CDS encoding phosphorylase → MAEGKILLQPDTLWKSIKQQTDHALQCGALLSIPTKFEFVEQDGINFLVRILSNITRKETAKKQQQKQANAGQEFNPFLPYEEDLFVADISNTHVCILNKFNVVDYHLLIITRAFAEQESLLTLADFAAMWACLAGVDGLVFYNSGKIAGASQRHKHLQLVPLPLTESGLLVPIAPLLPLTKFPDVVTTIPQLKFVHGFARLNPNWVDSPFTGAEATLEIYHKLLHSVGLDVVDNNQKVGAYNLLATREWMLIVPRSQEHFQTISVNSLGFAGALLVKNEMEMQLLKHHGPMNILEKVSCSKSL, encoded by the coding sequence ATGGCTGAAGGGAAGATATTGCTACAACCAGATACACTATGGAAAAGTATCAAACAACAAACTGATCATGCTTTGCAATGTGGTGCATTGCTATCCATCCCGACGAAATTTGAATTTGTCGAACAAGATGGTATTAATTTCTTAGTGCGAATTTTATCTAACATTACTCGTAAAGAAACAGCGAAAAAACAACAACAAAAACAAGCCAATGCTGGCCAAGAATTTAATCCCTTTCTGCCTTATGAAGAAGATTTATTTGTAGCAGATATTTCCAACACTCATGTGTGTATTTTAAATAAATTCAATGTTGTTGACTATCATTTATTAATCATCACTCGCGCTTTTGCAGAACAAGAAAGCTTACTGACACTGGCAGATTTTGCTGCTATGTGGGCTTGTTTAGCAGGTGTGGATGGTTTAGTGTTTTACAACAGTGGCAAAATTGCAGGTGCTAGCCAACGACATAAACATTTGCAATTAGTACCACTACCATTAACAGAATCAGGATTACTAGTGCCGATTGCACCACTATTGCCATTGACAAAATTCCCAGATGTGGTGACAACTATACCGCAGCTAAAATTTGTTCACGGCTTCGCCAGACTAAATCCTAACTGGGTTGATTCACCATTCACCGGGGCTGAGGCAACTTTAGAAATTTATCACAAATTACTACATAGTGTCGGTTTAGATGTAGTTGATAACAATCAAAAAGTGGGTGCTTATAACTTATTAGCCACACGAGAATGGATGTTAATAGTACCGCGATCGCAAGAGCATTTCCAAACCATATCTGTCAATTCTCTGGGATTCGCTGGTGCTTTGCTAGTGAAAAATGAAATGGAAATGCAGTTACTAAAACATCATGGCCCCATGAATATCTTGGAAAAGGTTAGTTGCTCGAAATCCTTGTAG
- the miaB gene encoding tRNA (N6-isopentenyl adenosine(37)-C2)-methylthiotransferase MiaB: MTTSQRRYHITTFGCQMNKADSERMAGILEDMGFEFAEDPNHADVILYNTCTIRDNAEQKVYSYLGRQAKRKHEQPDLTLVVAGCVAQQEGEALLRRVPELDLVMGPQHANRLKDLLESVFAGNQVVATESVHIMEDITQPRRDSQVTAWVNVIYGCNERCTYCVVPSVRGVEQSRTPEAIRAEMVELGRQGYKEITLLGQNIDAYGRDLPGTTPEGRHLHTFTDLLYYVHDVPGVERIRFATSHPRYFTERLIKACAELPKVCEHFHIPFQSGDNELLKAMVRGYTHEKYRRIIDTIRHYMPDAAISADAIVGFPGETEAQFENTLKLVEDIGFDLLNTAAYSPRPGTPAALWDNQLSEEVKSDRLQRLNHLVNLKAAERSQRYFDRIEEVLVEDQNSKDPSQVMGRTGGNRLTFFRGDINELKGQLVKVKITEVRPFSLTGEPVEVRQVVPV; the protein is encoded by the coding sequence ATGACCACTTCTCAACGCCGCTATCACATCACTACCTTCGGTTGCCAAATGAATAAAGCCGACTCAGAACGCATGGCTGGCATTTTAGAAGACATGGGCTTTGAGTTTGCCGAAGATCCTAATCATGCAGATGTGATTCTCTACAACACCTGCACTATTCGAGATAACGCCGAACAGAAGGTCTATTCATACTTGGGTAGACAAGCCAAACGCAAACATGAACAGCCAGATTTAACCCTAGTTGTTGCTGGTTGTGTCGCCCAACAAGAAGGTGAAGCATTGCTGCGGCGAGTTCCCGAATTAGATTTGGTGATGGGGCCGCAACACGCCAACCGCCTAAAAGATTTGCTGGAATCAGTGTTTGCTGGCAATCAAGTTGTGGCGACTGAATCAGTTCACATTATGGAAGATATCACCCAACCACGGCGGGATAGCCAAGTTACCGCTTGGGTGAATGTGATTTATGGCTGCAATGAACGCTGTACTTATTGCGTAGTGCCTAGCGTGCGTGGTGTGGAACAATCTCGGACACCAGAAGCAATTCGGGCAGAAATGGTGGAATTAGGACGGCAAGGTTATAAAGAAATTACGCTTCTTGGTCAAAATATTGACGCTTATGGTCGGGATTTACCCGGAACTACCCCAGAAGGCAGACATCTCCACACCTTCACAGATTTGCTGTATTACGTCCATGATGTCCCAGGAGTAGAAAGAATTAGATTTGCTACCAGCCATCCCCGTTATTTCACTGAGAGATTAATCAAAGCTTGTGCCGAGTTACCCAAGGTTTGTGAACATTTCCACATTCCTTTCCAATCGGGAGATAACGAACTATTAAAAGCGATGGTACGAGGTTATACTCACGAAAAATATCGCCGCATTATTGATACAATTCGGCATTATATGCCAGATGCTGCCATTAGTGCGGATGCGATCGTTGGATTTCCTGGGGAAACAGAAGCACAGTTTGAGAATACCTTAAAACTTGTAGAAGATATCGGCTTTGACTTGTTGAATACAGCAGCTTATTCACCCCGTCCTGGCACACCAGCAGCTTTGTGGGACAATCAATTGAGTGAAGAAGTAAAAAGCGATCGCCTACAAAGATTAAACCATTTAGTGAACCTAAAAGCAGCCGAGCGATCGCAGCGTTATTTCGACCGCATTGAAGAAGTATTAGTAGAAGACCAAAACTCCAAAGATCCCTCTCAAGTTATGGGGCGCACAGGCGGTAATCGTCTCACTTTTTTCCGAGGTGATATTAATGAACTAAAAGGACAGTTGGTTAAGGTGAAAATTACCGAAGTTCGTCCTTTTAGCTTGACTGGAGAACCTGTAGAAGTACGGCAAGTTGTGCCAGTTTGA
- a CDS encoding PEP-CTERM sorting domain-containing protein has protein sequence MKLTTKLSVVFASSAIAFTGVSISSTAQAAQFFDFEYAFPTYDADGTTISAQGTLTTTDLDPINQNYRILGINGTRTVKGITETIIGLLAPRTYGNNDNFLNANTPLLTTNGFSYLVAGDGEDGQGNVNVFYSSFAEGYAEFSSDVDFGNFSVTQRSTPEPYTLLGTMLAVSFGWWMKRKQIA, from the coding sequence ATGAAATTAACGACAAAACTTAGTGTAGTTTTTGCCAGTAGTGCGATCGCCTTCACTGGTGTTAGTATATCGTCTACTGCACAAGCTGCCCAGTTCTTTGATTTTGAGTATGCTTTTCCCACCTATGATGCAGATGGAACAACTATTTCAGCCCAAGGAACCCTCACTACTACTGATTTAGATCCCATTAATCAAAATTACAGAATTCTCGGTATCAATGGCACTAGAACTGTAAAAGGTATTACAGAAACTATCATCGGTTTACTTGCCCCAAGGACATACGGAAACAACGATAATTTTTTGAATGCTAATACACCACTCCTAACTACAAACGGTTTTTCTTACTTAGTCGCTGGTGATGGAGAAGACGGACAAGGCAATGTCAATGTTTTCTATAGTAGCTTTGCTGAAGGTTATGCAGAATTTTCCAGTGACGTAGATTTTGGTAATTTTAGCGTCACTCAACGTTCTACTCCAGAACCTTACACATTATTGGGTACAATGCTTGCTGTGAGTTTTGGCTGGTGGATGAAGCGCAAGCAAATAGCTTAA
- a CDS encoding ester cyclase, whose product MNAINIAQLHLWVQDRDTVLEYSTHVEWRYAQKPDYSQIQEKLAQESTRNHLPNSLELLVQNLLQTFEIEANYKINPAQWLSVVPSQFRMSCNGGYRYTITDLINVGTYNLLIANTQHHKANNAEITTANNLLHTAFPDGLLWEVLEVYSQPPDIVLKWRHWGEFTGAYQDYAPTNKIIEVIGTSVLRVTDDFKIISLEHYYDHTQFWKQLTSGGKLLQTPQSEQQKRQKASVSIWQRLWGFISQLWRRKQHIPMTNI is encoded by the coding sequence ATGAATGCAATTAACATCGCTCAACTTCATCTTTGGGTACAAGACAGAGATACGGTCTTAGAATACAGCACTCATGTAGAGTGGCGCTATGCTCAAAAGCCCGATTATAGCCAGATTCAGGAAAAACTTGCCCAAGAAAGTACACGTAATCATCTGCCTAATTCGCTGGAATTACTAGTACAAAATTTGCTGCAAACATTTGAGATTGAAGCTAACTACAAAATTAATCCGGCTCAGTGGCTGTCTGTTGTACCATCTCAATTTCGCATGAGTTGTAATGGTGGTTATCGCTACACTATCACAGACTTAATTAATGTGGGTACTTATAATTTATTGATTGCCAATACTCAACATCACAAGGCTAATAATGCGGAAATTACTACTGCAAATAATCTCTTACATACAGCTTTTCCCGATGGCTTATTATGGGAAGTCTTAGAAGTTTACTCTCAGCCACCAGATATTGTTTTGAAGTGGCGACATTGGGGAGAATTTACAGGTGCTTATCAAGATTATGCTCCCACTAACAAAATAATTGAAGTCATCGGTACAAGTGTGTTACGGGTGACAGATGATTTTAAAATTATTTCTTTGGAACACTATTACGATCATACTCAGTTCTGGAAACAGTTAACCTCTGGAGGTAAATTACTCCAAACACCTCAGAGTGAACAACAAAAAAGGCAAAAAGCATCTGTTTCTATCTGGCAAAGGTTATGGGGATTTATCTCACAACTATGGCGAAGGAAACAGCATATCCCCATGACAAATATATAG
- a CDS encoding TspO/MBR family protein, whose translation MKARWIITAVSAALFFGGNLFTSLRDPWFQNLQRPNWLTFEFLIPVIWTFIWACCTISAIIVWEKKSKQGVHPWYLMVVYAAVAILTSIYSPIVVELRSLTGGIIVGGLATLLVYILAFVVKPISSKASWLFLPYALWGPFGTYLTWLLLQLNSSVAN comes from the coding sequence GTGAAAGCTAGATGGATAATTACGGCAGTTTCAGCCGCACTATTTTTTGGTGGTAATTTGTTCACATCATTACGCGATCCTTGGTTTCAGAATTTACAACGTCCCAACTGGTTGACTTTTGAATTTCTGATCCCAGTAATTTGGACGTTTATTTGGGCTTGTTGTACTATCTCCGCAATTATTGTCTGGGAGAAAAAATCTAAACAAGGTGTTCATCCTTGGTATTTAATGGTAGTTTATGCCGCAGTTGCTATACTTACTTCCATCTATAGTCCAATTGTAGTAGAACTTCGGAGTCTGACGGGCGGAATTATTGTTGGTGGCTTGGCTACATTACTTGTTTATATCTTAGCTTTTGTCGTTAAGCCTATTTCCTCAAAAGCTTCTTGGCTATTCCTTCCTTATGCTTTGTGGGGGCCTTTCGGTACTTATCTAACTTGGTTATTACTCCAACTTAATTCAAGTGTAGCTAATTAA